From one Acidobacteriota bacterium genomic stretch:
- a CDS encoding DinB family protein — MSQPVLTAEEVLRWNESTSASWRKFFTEHSELLAASCDIAQTSTVAQLLQHIVAAELRYAERLTGLPQTEYEQVPYDSVDAIYATHDRAVVLFRQALGAGLNWDEVIEFKTRSRGLFKASMKTILFHALLHSQRHYAQLGTLVRKHGHAIEGPGDYLFMGMVWK, encoded by the coding sequence ATGAGCCAACCAGTTCTTACTGCGGAAGAGGTCCTGCGCTGGAACGAGTCGACCAGCGCCTCGTGGCGTAAGTTTTTTACAGAGCATTCTGAGCTGCTTGCGGCGTCGTGCGATATTGCGCAGACATCGACGGTGGCGCAGCTTTTGCAACACATCGTTGCCGCCGAGCTGCGGTACGCGGAGCGTCTTACGGGACTTCCGCAAACGGAGTACGAGCAGGTGCCCTACGATTCGGTCGACGCGATCTATGCGACGCATGACCGTGCGGTCGTGCTCTTTCGCCAGGCGCTTGGCGCAGGGCTCAACTGGGACGAGGTGATTGAGTTCAAGACGCGCAGCCGGGGTCTTTTTAAGGCGTCGATGAAGACGATCCTGTTTCATGCGCTGCTGCACAGCCAGCGTCATTATGCGCAGCTCGGAACGTTGGTCCGGAAGCACGGACATGCGATCGAGGGTCCGGGCGACTACCTGTTTATGGGGATGGTCTGGAAGTGA
- the purD gene encoding phosphoribosylamine--glycine ligase produces the protein MKVLVIGGGGREHALIWALRKSEQVTEIVAAPGNGGIAAIAKCVPVDVNSMEAMANLVAVEQPALTVVGPEVPLALGLVDELQKLKLRVFGPTKAAAQLESSKAFAKAFMQRHNIPTAAHSLCTTLDEVREQLLSFTLPVVVKASGLAAGKGVVICNTRLDAERTAAEMFSGTLLGTAETEVVLEEFLTGEEVSFFALCDGKRAVPIAAAQDHKRVGEGDTGPNTGGMGAYSTDGLVTPAMRQWIMHNIAQKTVDNMASEGNPFKGILFIGLMMTPRGPMVLEFNTRWGDPETEAIMLRLETDILDLFNASIDQTADSLTIRMKPGASATVIAASGGYPGKYASGKIIHGLDTTEEDSENDRAPHPSRGEGWDEQVVVFHAGTAIKDGNLVTAGGRVLAVTAAAPDLKDALDKTYARMKEISFEGMQYRRDIGWRALEP, from the coding sequence ATGAAGGTTCTGGTCATCGGCGGAGGCGGCCGCGAGCACGCCCTCATCTGGGCTTTGCGCAAATCCGAACAGGTCACCGAGATCGTCGCCGCACCCGGCAACGGCGGCATCGCCGCCATCGCAAAGTGCGTCCCGGTCGACGTCAACAGCATGGAAGCGATGGCCAACCTCGTAGCGGTGGAGCAGCCCGCGCTCACCGTCGTCGGCCCCGAGGTGCCTCTCGCGCTCGGCCTCGTCGACGAGCTCCAGAAACTCAAGCTCCGCGTCTTCGGCCCCACAAAGGCCGCCGCGCAGCTTGAATCCTCGAAGGCCTTCGCGAAAGCCTTCATGCAGCGTCACAACATCCCGACCGCCGCGCACTCTCTCTGCACCACGCTCGACGAGGTGCGCGAGCAGCTCCTCAGCTTCACCCTGCCCGTCGTGGTCAAAGCTTCAGGTCTCGCCGCCGGAAAAGGCGTCGTCATCTGCAACACCCGCCTCGACGCCGAGCGCACCGCCGCAGAGATGTTCTCGGGCACTCTGCTCGGAACGGCCGAGACCGAGGTCGTCCTCGAAGAGTTCCTCACCGGCGAAGAGGTCAGCTTCTTCGCCCTCTGCGATGGCAAGCGCGCCGTGCCAATCGCCGCCGCGCAGGACCACAAGCGCGTCGGAGAAGGCGACACCGGCCCAAACACCGGCGGCATGGGTGCCTACTCCACCGACGGCCTCGTCACCCCGGCCATGCGTCAGTGGATCATGCACAACATCGCGCAGAAGACCGTCGACAACATGGCCTCAGAGGGTAATCCCTTCAAGGGCATCCTCTTCATCGGCCTCATGATGACGCCGCGCGGCCCCATGGTGCTCGAGTTCAACACCCGCTGGGGCGACCCTGAGACAGAGGCCATCATGCTCCGCCTCGAGACCGACATCCTCGACCTCTTCAACGCCTCCATCGACCAGACCGCCGACTCACTCACCATTCGCATGAAGCCCGGCGCCTCGGCCACAGTCATCGCCGCCAGCGGAGGCTACCCCGGCAAGTACGCCTCCGGCAAGATCATCCATGGGCTCGATACAACAGAAGAGGACAGCGAGAATGACAGGGCACCCCATCCTTCACGAGGTGAAGGGTGGGATGAACAAGTCGTCGTCTTCCACGCCGGAACCGCCATCAAGGACGGCAACCTCGTCACCGCAGGAGGCCGCGTCCTCGCCGTCACCGCTGCCGCGCCCGACCTCAAAGACGCGCTCGACAAGACCTACGCACGCATGAAAGAGATCTCCTTCGAGGGCATGCAGTACCGCCGCGACATCGGCTGGCGTGCACTGGAGCCGTAG